In Thermodesulfovibrio thiophilus DSM 17215, the following are encoded in one genomic region:
- a CDS encoding cytochrome C assembly family protein, translating to MGTLFFEIALTLYFAGFLLSISELVRKKTDFEKIIFILCLSGFVLHTVYLAVRYIISGQAPVFSMHEATSFFAWSILSVSIFINYFYRTKILNFGIILSFLLMFISAFFSRSIPIIKPELRSPLIDLHAILALFGIALFSIAFIFSILYLIQEKSVKSKKFGGFEKILPSLEILDRVNYRLIFWGFPVYTVALLFGLIKYLHLGGIVFDPKQVCSFITWIVYLAIFYLMVKGDWRKKKAAYLTIIGFLLVIIGFFGVNLLTESFHRKLWA from the coding sequence ATGGGAACTCTTTTTTTTGAAATTGCATTAACTCTTTATTTTGCAGGATTTCTTCTCAGTATTTCTGAGCTTGTAAGAAAAAAAACAGATTTTGAAAAAATCATATTTATTCTCTGCCTATCAGGATTTGTTTTACATACAGTTTATCTGGCTGTAAGGTATATCATTTCAGGTCAGGCGCCTGTATTTTCAATGCATGAAGCCACTTCTTTTTTTGCCTGGAGTATCTTATCAGTCTCCATATTCATCAATTATTTTTACAGAACAAAAATTTTAAATTTCGGGATAATTCTCAGTTTTCTATTGATGTTTATAAGCGCTTTCTTCTCAAGAAGCATTCCAATTATCAAACCTGAGTTGAGAAGTCCGTTGATTGATCTTCATGCAATTCTGGCTTTGTTTGGCATAGCGTTGTTCAGCATTGCCTTCATTTTCAGTATTCTTTATCTCATTCAGGAAAAATCAGTTAAGTCCAAAAAATTTGGAGGTTTTGAAAAAATCCTGCCAAGTCTTGAAATTCTTGATAGAGTGAACTACCGGTTAATATTCTGGGGATTTCCTGTTTATACAGTTGCACTTTTATTTGGCTTGATAAAATATTTACATCTAGGTGGAATTGTATTTGATCCAAAACAGGTATGCAGTTTTATTACATGGATTGTATACCTTGCAATATTTTATTTAATGGTTAAGGGAGACTGGAGGAAAAAAAAAGCTGCATATCTTACAATTATCGGCTTTCTTCTAGTAATAATTGGTTTTTTTGGTGTAAATCTTTTAACAGAGAGCTTTCATAGAAAACTATGGGCTTAA
- the hemA gene encoding glutamyl-tRNA reductase, producing MGLIVVGLNHKTAPVEIREKLAFNTEESTREALKKLIKLESVGEVVIFSTCNRVEIYIYSEKQSEIADVIKEFLAKFHQIDITDFEKYLYAYTDRDAVMHLFRVASSLDSMIVGEPQITGQVKASYEIALSERTTSLILNHLMNRALFTAKRVRNETRIGENPVSVSYAAVDLIKKVFHKLDKKSVLLIGAGEMAELAMKHLISSGIKNIFVTNRTYKKAEELAIKFHGVATLFENLKQELVSVDIVICSTNAPYYVINKEIIKEIMSRRKYKPLFFIDISVPRNIDPACDEVDNVYLYNIDDLQNVVDSNLFERGKEAEKALKIVEEETEKFFQWISSLQSVPVIVSIRTRAEQLRQEEFEKFKNRFKDLSPEVLSSIDYLTQSILNKIMHSPTIALKNNCEDKEILIFAARRLFGLDSDEE from the coding sequence ATGGGCTTAATAGTTGTTGGATTAAATCATAAAACAGCACCTGTTGAAATAAGAGAAAAGCTTGCGTTTAATACAGAGGAGTCAACAAGAGAGGCTTTAAAAAAGCTAATCAAGCTCGAATCTGTTGGGGAAGTTGTTATTTTTTCAACATGTAACAGAGTTGAGATATATATCTACTCTGAAAAACAATCTGAAATAGCTGATGTGATAAAGGAGTTTCTAGCTAAGTTTCATCAAATTGACATTACAGATTTTGAAAAATATCTCTATGCCTATACAGATAGAGATGCTGTAATGCATCTATTCAGAGTTGCATCTAGCTTAGACTCAATGATTGTTGGTGAACCTCAGATAACAGGCCAGGTCAAAGCATCTTATGAAATAGCTCTTTCAGAAAGGACAACCTCGCTTATTCTTAATCATTTAATGAATAGAGCTCTTTTTACTGCAAAAAGAGTGAGAAATGAAACTCGCATAGGAGAAAATCCAGTATCTGTAAGCTATGCTGCCGTCGATTTAATAAAGAAAGTATTTCACAAACTTGATAAGAAATCAGTTCTTCTTATAGGTGCTGGAGAAATGGCAGAGCTTGCAATGAAACATTTAATCAGTAGTGGTATAAAAAATATTTTTGTAACAAATAGAACATATAAAAAGGCAGAAGAGCTCGCAATTAAGTTTCATGGAGTTGCAACTCTGTTTGAGAATTTAAAGCAGGAACTTGTAAGCGTTGATATTGTAATCTGCTCTACTAATGCGCCTTACTATGTAATCAATAAAGAAATCATTAAGGAAATAATGTCGCGGAGAAAGTATAAGCCTCTGTTTTTTATTGATATCTCTGTTCCAAGAAACATAGATCCAGCCTGTGATGAAGTTGATAATGTTTATCTATATAATATTGATGACCTTCAGAATGTTGTTGACAGTAATCTATTTGAAAGGGGAAAAGAGGCAGAGAAGGCACTAAAGATTGTGGAGGAAGAAACTGAAAAATTTTTCCAGTGGATCAGTTCGTTGCAATCTGTTCCAGTAATAGTATCAATCAGAACCCGAGCAGAGCAGCTCAGACAGGAGGAGTTTGAAAAATTCAAAAATCGTTTTAAGGATTTGTCACCTGAGGTTTTAAGTTCAATTGATTATCTAACTCAGAGTATTCTCAATAAAATTATGCATTCTCCAACAATAGCATTAAAAAATAACTGCGAAGATAAAGAAATACTCATTTTTGCAGCAAGGAGGTTGTTCGGACTTGACAGTGACGAAGAATAA